In a genomic window of Cynocephalus volans isolate mCynVol1 chromosome 1, mCynVol1.pri, whole genome shotgun sequence:
- the VPS16 gene encoding vacuolar protein sorting-associated protein 16 homolog: MDCYTANWNPLGDSAFYRKYELYSMDWDLKEELRDCLVAAAPYGGPIALLRNPWRKEKTASVRPVLEIYSASGMPLASLLWKSGPVVSLGWSAEEELLCVQEDGAVLVYGIHGDFRRHFSMGNEVLQNRVLDARIFHTEFGSGVAILTGAYRFTLSANVSDLKLRRMPEVPGLQSAPSCWTTLCQNRVAHILLAVGPDLYLLDHAACSTVTPPGLAPGVSSFLQMAVSFTYRHLALFTDTGYIWMGTASLKEKLCEFNCNIRAPPKQMIWCSRPRSKERAVVVAWERRLMVVGDAPESIQYPWRAAKFVLDEDSYLVPELDGVRIFSRSTHEFLHEVPVASEEIFKIASMAPGALLLEAQKEYEKESQKADEYLREIQELGQLTQAVQQCIEAAGHEHQPDMQKSLLRAASFGKCFLDRFPPDSFVRMCQDLRVLNAVRDYHIGIPLTYSQYKQLTIQVLLDRLVLRRLYPLAIQICEYLRLPEVQGVSRILAHWACYKVQQKDVSDEDVARAINQKLGDTPGVSYSDIAARAYGCGRTELAIKLLEYEPRSGEQVPLLLKMKRSKLALSKAIESGDTDLVFTVLLHLKNELNRGDFFMTLRNQPMALSLYRQFCKHQELETLKDLYNQDDNHQELGSFHIRASYAAEERIEGRVAALQTAADAFYKAKNEFAAKATEDQMRLLRLQRRLEDELGGQFLDLSLHDTVTTLIVGGHNKRAEQLARDFRIPDKRLWWLKLTALADLEDWEELEKFSKSKKSPIGYLPFVEICMKQHNKYEAKKYASRVGPDQKVKALLLVGDVAQAADVAIEHRNEAELSLVLSHCTGATDGATADKIQRARAQAQKK, from the exons GAAATATGAGCTGTACAGCATGGACTGGGACCTGAAGGAGGAACTCAGGGACTGCCTGGTGGCTGCTGCGCCCTATGGGGGACCCATTG CGCTGCTGAGGAACCCCTGGCGGAAGGAGAAAACTGCCAGTGTGCGACCGGTGCTAGAGATCTATTCTGCTTCTGGCATGCCTCTGGCCAGCCTGCTG TGGAAGAGTGGGCCTGTGGTGTCCCTGGGCTGGTCAGCTGAGGAGGAGCTTCTCTGTGTGCAGGAAGATGGTGCAGTACTGGTTTACGGGATTCATGGTGACTTCCGGAGACACTTCAGCATGGGCAAT GAGGTACTACAGAACCGGGTTCTGGATGCCCGGATCTTTCACACTGAGTTTGGTTCTGGGGTGGCCATCCTCACAGGGGCCTACCGCTTTACCCTCAGTGCCAATGTGAGTGACCTCAAACTCCGCCGGATGCCAGAGGTGCCAG GTCTGCAAAGTGCACCCTCATGctggaccacactgtgccagaACCGAGTGGCACACATTCTTCTGGCTGTGGGGCCTGATCTTTACCTTCTAGACCATGCAGCCTGCTCCACAGTG ACACCCCCTGGCCTGGCCCCAGGAGTGAGCAGCTTCCTGCAGATGGCTGTCTCCTTCACCTACCGACATCTGGCACTCTTCACAGACACTGGCTACATCTGGATGGGGACAGCATCACTCAAG GAGAAGCTGTGTGAATTCAACTGCAACATCCGGGCACCCCCGAAGCAAATGATCTG GTGCAGCCGTCCTCGCAGCAAGGAGAGGGCCGTTGTGGTGGCCTGGGAGAGGCGGCTAATGGTGGTGGGCGATGCACCCGAGAGCATACAATATCCTTGGAGGGCTGCCAa ATTTGTGCTGGACGAGGACTCCTATCTGGTGCCTGAGCTTGATGGGGTCCGCATCTTCTCCCGCAGCACTCATGAGTTTCTGCACGAGGTTCCAG TGGCCAGTGAGGAGATATTCAAAATTGCCTCAATGGCCCCTGGAGCTCTGCTGTTGGAGGCCCAGAAGGAGTATGAG AAAGAGAGCCAAAAGGCTGATGAGTACCTGCGGGAGATCCAGGAGCTGGGGCAGCTGACCCAGGCTGTGCAGCAGTGCATTGAGGCTGCAGGACACGAGCACCAGCCAGACATGCAGAAGAGTCTTCTCAGG GCGGCCTCCTTCGGAAAGTGCTTCCTTGACAGATTTCCACCTGACAGCTTTGTGCGCATGTGTCAGGACCTACGTGTACTCAATGCTGTTCGGGACTATCACATTGGGATCCCCCTCACCTATAGCCA ATACAAGCAGCTCACCATCCAGGTGCTGCTGGACAG GCTTGTGTTACGGAGGCTTTACCCCCTGGCCATCCAGATATGCGAATATCTGCGCCTTCCTGAAGTACAGGGCGTCAGCAGGATCCTGGCCCACTGGGCCTGCTATAAG GTGCAACAGAAAGATGTGTCAGACGAGGATGTTGCTCGGGCCATTAACCAGAAGCTGGGGGACACTCCTGGTGTCTCTTACTCTGACATTGCTGCACGGGCCTATGGCTGTGGCCGCACAGAGCTGGCCATCAAG CTGCTGGAGTATGAGCCACGCTCAGGGGAGCAGGTACCCCTTCTCCTAAAGATGAAGAGGAGCAAACTGGCACTGAGCAAGGCCATCGAGAGTGGGGATACTGACCTGG TGTTCACGGTGTTGCTGCACTTGAAGAACGAGCTGAACCGAGGAGACTTTTTCATGACCCTTCGGAACCAGCCCATGGCCCTGAGTTTGTACCGACAG TTCTGTAAGCATCAGGAGCTAGAGACGCTGAAGGACCTTTACAATCAGGATGACAATCACCAGGAGCTGGGCAGCTTCCACATCCGAGCCAGCTATGCTGCAGAAGAG CGTATTGAGGGACGAGTAGCAGCTCTGCAAACAGCTGCCGACGCCTTCTACAAGGCCAAGAATGAGTTTGCAGCCAAG GCCACAGAGGATCAAATGCGGCTCCTGCGGCTACAGCGGCGCCTTGAAGATGAACTGGGGGGCCAGTTCCTAGACCTGTCTCTACATGACACAGTCACTACCCTCATCGTTGGTGGCCACAACAAGCGTGCGGAGCAGCTGGCTCGTGACTTCCGCATTCCTGACAAAAG GCTCTGGTGGCTGAAGCTGACTGCCCTGGCAGATTTGGAGGACTGGGAGGAGCTAGAGAAGTTTTCTAAGAGCAAAAAATCACCGATTGGCTACTTG CCCTTTGTGGAGATCTGCATGAAACAACACAACAAATATGAGGCCAAGAAGTATGCTTCCCGTGTGGGTCCCGATCAGAAGGTCAAGGCTTTACTTCTCGTTGG GGATGTGGCTCAGGCTGCAGATGTGGCCATCGAGCACCGGAACGAGGCCGAGCTGAGCCTCGTGTTGTCCCACTGTACAGGAGCCACGGATGGAGCCACGGCTGACAAGATTCAACGGGCCAGGGCACAGGCCCAGAAGAAGTGA